A region of Vigna radiata var. radiata cultivar VC1973A chromosome 10, Vradiata_ver6, whole genome shotgun sequence DNA encodes the following proteins:
- the LOC106775652 gene encoding glycerophosphodiester phosphodiesterase GDPDL3, with translation MQYFSLFLYITRHSTHVKVAKSLDFFSCRYTRNFAGNSNFAGMWNSRAILCLLPLLHSLLLLLHLVLPLVSAQGSKTTSWNTLSGSPPLVIARGGFSGIYPDSSDFAYSLAAQTSLANVIVWCDVQLTKDREGICIPSIKLENATDINHIPEFKSKTYSVNGVQTSGYFSVDYTLKELLSNVLLIQGDYTRTNRFDGSSCRILTVNDLVKREDPNPPGLWLNIQHDAFYAQHNLSMKNFVLTVSSTVNVSYISSPEASFLRSLRANVNPSKTKLVFRFLEKDKVDPSTNQTYGSLLKNLTSIKTFASGILVPKQYIWPVDPSSLYILPHTSLVSDAHKVGLEVFASDFMNDIPISYNYSYDPVAEYLNFIDNGNFSVDGVLSDFPLTPSEAIDCFADVGLNAPRKVNTLVISKYGASGDYPPCTDLAYEKAITDGVDVLDCPVQMSKDGIPFCLSSIDLIESTNVAQSSFSRLGKTIPEIKSGNGIFTFDLAWDDIKSLSPLMLNPYSINNLHRNPEYNKKGQFLTLSDFLNLTKAHTSTLNVMIIIENAAYLARKQNLSVTDAVIDTLSKSGYDKPGAPKVMIQSTNSSVLLKFKEKAKYELVYKIDEIVGGAVDSAISDIKRFAHSVVVKKASVYPVSELFLVASTKIVSKFKSSNLSVYVETFSNEFVSQAWDFLSDAYVEINTFVQDAEIDGVITDFPKTANRYRRNKCLNLGDKTPLYMEPVAVGGLLQGMDKSLLPPAIAPAPPLTEDEVTEPPLPPLSKISPSSPNSGAGAPPPRNAQAKVTVCIFLSTLTLLVASLML, from the exons ATGCAATacttctctctttttctgtATATAACAAGGCATAGTACTCACGTTAAGGTGGCCAAATCACTGGACTTTTTCTCCTGCAGGTATACTCGGAACTTCGCCGGAAACTCAAACTTCGCCGGAATGTGGAACTCACGCGCTATTCTCTGTTTACTCCCTCTGCTgcattctcttcttcttcttcttcatttggTGCTGCCTCTGGTCTCTGCTCAAGGATCCAAAACCACCTCTTGGAACACTCTCTCTG GAAGTCCACCATTGGTCATAGCACGCGGGGGATTTTCTGGGATATATCCTGACTCCAGTGATTTTGCATATAGTCTTGCTGCACAAACTAGTTTAGCAAACGTCATTGTATGGTGTGATGTGCAATTAACAAAAGATAGAGAGGGAATCTGCATTCCAAGCATCAAACTTGAAAATGCTACTGACATTAATCATATTCCTGAATTCAAAAGCAAGACTTATTCAGTTAACGGTGTACAAACCAGTGGCTATTTTTCTGTCGACTACACCCTAAAGGAGCTGCTTTCGAATGTCCTTT TGATTCAGGGAGATTATACTCGAACAAACAGGTTTGATGGCAGTAGTTGTCGAATTCTTACTGTGAATGATTTGGTTAAAAGGGAAGATCCAAACCCACCAGGATTGTGGTTGAATATTCAG CATGATGCATTCTATGCACAACACAATCTGAGTATGAAAAATTTTGTACTTACTGTTTCTAGCACAGTAAATGTCAGTTATATCTCATCACCTGAAGCTAGTTTCCTGAGAAGTTTAAGGGCAAACGTCAACCCAAGCAAAACAAAACTGGTCTTTAGGTTTCTGGAGAAAGATAAAGTAGATCCATCAACCAATCAGACTTATGGGTCgctgttaaaaaatttaacatctaTCAAAACATTTGCTTCAGGAATACTTGTTCCCAAACAGTACATATGGCCTGTAGATCCATCAAGTCTTTATATACTACCACATACATCTTTGGTCTCTGATGCGCACAAAGTGGGACTGGAAGTCTTTGCCTCAGATTTTATGAATGATATCCCAATCAGCTATAATTACAGTTATGACCCTGTTGCTGAGTACCTTAATTTCATTGACAATGGAAACTTCTCTGTTGATGGTGTGCTGTCTGATTTCCCCTTAACTCCATCAGAAGCTATAG ACTGCTTTGCTGACGTCGGCCTCAATGCTCCAAGGAAAG TTAACACTTTGGTTATTTCAAAATATGGAGCAAGTGGAGACTATCCTCCTTGTACCGACTTAGCATATGAGAAGGCTATTACAGATGGTGTGGATGTTCTTGACTGTCCTGTTCAAATGTCCAAGGATGGGATACCTTTTTGCTTAAGCTCTATTGATCTTATAGAGAGCACAAATGTTGCTCAATCAAGTTTCAGTAGACTTGGCAAAACTATCCCAGAGATCAAATCTGGCAATGGAATATTTACATTCGACTTGGCATGGGATGATATAAAAAGCTTGAGCC CCTTAATGTTGAACCCATATTCTATTAACAATTTGCATCGGAACCCAGAATACAACAAGAAGGGTCAATTTTTAACACTGTCAGATTTCTTGAACTTGACAAAAGCTCACACTTCCACACTAAATGTTATGATCATCATTGAG AATGCAGCTTATCTTGCAAGGAAACAAAACTTAAGTGTGACTGATGCAGTCATTGATACTTTGAGCAAATCAGGTTATGATAAACCAGGTGCTCCAAAAGTTATGATTCAATCCACTAATAGTTCTGTGCTATTGAAATTCAAAGAGAAAGCCAAATACGAGCTTGTCTACAAGATTGACGAGATAGTTGGTGGTGCTGTTGATTCAGCTATTTCGGATATCAAAAGATTTGCTCATTCTGTGGTTGTCAAAAAGGCATCTGTATATCCTGTTAGTGAATTATTCCTGGTTGCCTCTACAAAGATTGTATCAAAGTTCAAATCTTCCAATCTCTCTGTTTACGTGGAAACATTCAGCAATGAGTTTGTATCTCAGGCATGGGATTTCTTGTCAGATGCATATGTGGAGATCAACACATTTGTTCAAGATGCTGAAATTGACGGTGTCATCACAGACTTTCCAAAAACAGCTAATAGATATAGAA GGAACAAATGCTTAAATTTGGGCGATAAGACACCTCTTTACATGGAACCAGTTGCAGTAGGTGGCCTTTTGCAAGGCATGGATAAATCTCTCTTGCCACCAGCTATCGCTCCAGCCCCTCCTCTGACTGAAGATGAAGTGACAGAACCCCCTTTGCCTCCACTTTCTAAAATTTCCCCATCAAGCCCTAATTCTGGAGCAGGAGCACCACCACCACGAAATGCACAGGCTAAGGTCACTGTCTGCATCTTTTTATCCACTCTGACATTGCTTGTAGCTTCTCTTATGCTTTAG